The following are encoded together in the Sphingomonas insulae genome:
- a CDS encoding inorganic phosphate transporter yields the protein MATMVSAASPAPAAHGPRLDGHLHPAGRWIFLAVLVGALGYAGVSIIADTAEVGETLATGVFLFLGLALLIALGFEFVNGFHDTANAVATVIYTHAMPAPLAVVWSGFFNFLGVLLSSGAVAYSIITLLPVELILHIGSAGGFAMIFALLLAAVLWNLATWYVGLPNSSSHALIGSILGVGVANQMLSNTGGTSGVDWHQAEKVLSALMVSPLIGFGGALLLLLVMKRFLRDPKLYRAPDTNAPPPKGIRATLILTCTAVSFAHGGNDGQKGMGLIMLILIGCAPTAYALNRTVPESATPAFVQQARAAEVIFARQPGPEPTSIDVARATVTQGLAARRVDTQAMYGALSSLSRDVGDRLASYGSLGKVPAAATPNLRGDMYLVLDASKMVVADEGAQARFTAQEIQGIKGYGRALEQGTRYIPLWVKVTVAIALGLGTMVGWRRIVVTVGERIGKTHLTYGMGMSAELMTAATILLAERFGMPVSTTHILSSGVAGASVANGAGLQWRTIRNMALAWVMTLPAAMLLAGTLYWILLTVLRTTMG from the coding sequence ATGGCTACCATGGTCTCCGCAGCATCTCCCGCCCCGGCTGCCCACGGCCCGCGGCTCGATGGACACCTGCATCCTGCGGGACGCTGGATCTTCCTCGCCGTGCTGGTCGGTGCGCTCGGCTATGCCGGCGTCAGCATTATCGCCGATACCGCAGAGGTGGGCGAAACGCTCGCGACCGGCGTATTCCTGTTCCTCGGCCTCGCACTGCTGATCGCGCTGGGGTTCGAATTCGTCAACGGCTTCCACGACACTGCGAACGCGGTCGCCACGGTGATCTATACGCATGCCATGCCCGCGCCGCTGGCCGTGGTGTGGTCCGGCTTCTTCAACTTCCTCGGCGTGCTGCTGTCCTCAGGCGCGGTCGCCTATTCTATCATCACGCTGCTGCCGGTCGAACTGATCCTGCACATCGGATCGGCAGGCGGATTCGCGATGATCTTCGCCCTGCTGCTGGCCGCCGTGCTGTGGAACCTGGCGACCTGGTATGTCGGCCTACCCAATTCCTCCAGCCACGCGCTGATCGGGTCGATCCTCGGCGTCGGCGTCGCCAACCAGATGCTGTCGAACACCGGCGGCACATCGGGCGTCGACTGGCATCAGGCGGAAAAGGTGCTGTCGGCGCTGATGGTCAGCCCGCTGATCGGCTTCGGCGGTGCGCTGCTGCTGCTGCTCGTCATGAAGCGCTTCCTGCGCGATCCCAAGCTATACCGGGCACCCGACACCAACGCGCCGCCGCCCAAGGGCATCCGCGCGACGCTGATCCTCACCTGCACCGCGGTCAGCTTCGCGCACGGCGGCAACGACGGACAGAAGGGCATGGGCCTCATCATGCTCATCCTGATCGGCTGCGCCCCCACCGCCTATGCGCTCAACCGTACAGTGCCGGAAAGCGCCACGCCGGCGTTCGTCCAGCAGGCGCGCGCGGCGGAGGTCATCTTCGCCCGCCAGCCGGGGCCGGAGCCGACCTCGATCGACGTTGCCCGCGCGACGGTGACGCAGGGTCTCGCCGCCCGCCGCGTCGATACGCAGGCGATGTACGGCGCGCTGTCGTCGCTGTCGCGCGACGTCGGCGACCGGCTTGCCAGCTACGGCTCGCTCGGCAAGGTCCCCGCCGCCGCCACGCCCAATCTGCGCGGCGACATGTACCTCGTCCTCGATGCCAGCAAGATGGTCGTCGCCGACGAAGGCGCGCAGGCCCGTTTCACCGCACAGGAAATCCAGGGCATCAAAGGCTATGGCCGCGCATTGGAACAGGGCACGCGCTACATCCCGTTGTGGGTGAAGGTCACGGTGGCGATCGCGCTCGGCCTCGGCACGATGGTCGGCTGGCGGCGCATCGTCGTCACCGTCGGCGAACGGATCGGCAAGACGCATCTCACCTATGGCATGGGCATGTCGGCCGAGTTGATGACCGCCGCGACGATCCTGCTCGCCGAACGCTTCGGCATGCCGGTGTCGACGACGCACATCCTGTCGTCCGGCGTCGCCGGGGCGTCCGTAGCGAACGGCGCAGGCCTGCAGTGGCGCACCATCCGCAACATGGCGCTCGCGTGGGTAATGACCCTGCCCGCGGCGATGCTGCTGGCCGGCACGCTGTACTGGATCCTGCTGACGGTGTTGCGAACCACGATGGGGTGA
- a CDS encoding LLM class flavin-dependent oxidoreductase, giving the protein MRYGYWMPVFGGWLRNVPDEGMEASWDYARRLTQNAERWGYDLSLIAELNLNDIKGIEQPALDAWSTAAALAAVTERIELMVAVRPNFHHPALFAKAAANIDRISGGRLALNVVSSWWADEARQYGLQFDRHDDRYARTEEWLTVIDGLWTQDRFSFTGQFYRTEDAICSPKPAKRPTVYAGGESEKAKAMIAAQCDAYVMHGDPVEAIAPKIADMAARREATGGAPMRYGMAAYAIVRDTEAEAKRELARITTISDLPAGYANFDQWLSGTQLERELKIQEYSVSNRGLRPNLVGTPEQLKERIAEYEAAGLDLLLLQMSPQEEEMERFAVQVMGTA; this is encoded by the coding sequence ATGCGTTACGGTTACTGGATGCCGGTGTTCGGCGGCTGGCTGCGCAACGTGCCCGACGAAGGGATGGAGGCAAGCTGGGATTATGCCAGGCGGCTGACACAGAATGCCGAGCGGTGGGGCTATGACCTGAGCCTGATCGCCGAATTGAACCTCAACGATATCAAGGGAATCGAACAACCCGCGCTCGATGCATGGTCGACCGCCGCAGCGCTCGCCGCGGTCACCGAGCGGATCGAACTGATGGTCGCGGTACGTCCGAATTTTCACCACCCCGCCCTGTTTGCCAAGGCGGCGGCGAACATCGACCGCATTTCCGGCGGCCGGCTGGCGCTCAACGTCGTCTCGTCGTGGTGGGCGGACGAGGCGAGGCAATATGGCCTGCAATTCGACCGGCATGACGACCGCTATGCACGAACCGAGGAATGGCTGACGGTGATCGATGGCCTGTGGACGCAGGATCGCTTCAGCTTCACGGGGCAATTCTATCGCACCGAGGACGCGATCTGCTCGCCCAAGCCGGCCAAACGCCCCACCGTCTACGCCGGCGGTGAGAGCGAGAAGGCCAAAGCGATGATCGCGGCGCAATGCGACGCCTATGTCATGCACGGCGATCCGGTCGAGGCGATCGCGCCCAAGATCGCCGACATGGCCGCCCGGCGCGAGGCGACGGGCGGCGCGCCGATGCGCTATGGCATGGCCGCCTATGCCATCGTCCGCGACACCGAGGCAGAGGCGAAGCGCGAACTGGCGCGCATCACCACGATCAGCGACCTGCCCGCGGGCTATGCCAATTTCGACCAATGGCTATCCGGCACCCAGCTGGAACGCGAGCTGAAGATCCAGGAATATTCCGTATCCAACCGCGGTTTGCGGCCAAATCTGGTCGGCACGCCCGAACAGCTGAAGGAGCGCATTGCAGAATACGAAGCCGCCGGCCTCGACCTGTTGCTGCTTCAGATGAGCCCGCAAGAGGAAGAGATGGAGCGGTTCGCCGTACAGGTGATGGGCACGGCATAA
- a CDS encoding TonB-dependent receptor: MTYFKTVAAAGMMLAVCTTAAAQTATHDRDHDQRDTSFSVGDIVVTARDMAQSTSNVLTSVDRLGGDIAQRQSVDNSWELFARLPGVSLTDFNQGTTSGRFSIRGFNGEGEINAVKLLIDGIPSNANDGGMAFIDAVMPLDIAQVELVRGTSDPRYGLHAIAGSANIATRIGGDYLDARLLAGAFGTAEGQVSAGVETGRFSQNYFVGYRRSDGFRDHADLDRISLAGKWFYDWGSVRLGGIARYAQAEAEEPGYLTDVDAYRDRRRSYAISASDGGRRRLGQYSLHLDADLTEDLALSAKGYANGMNDDRYVRFSATVAQQRRLTREDQYGVMATLHYHPRVAFLHRLMLEAGGDVQVQDNASLRWLTADRRITSQTRDQAFGLTVAGGYAQAVVEPTGWLSITPAWRIDTVSGTLRNRLNGQRYPINAYGTINQPKVSVAITPVPGLTVYGNYGRTFQIGVGAGAYKVPPRTTDLDPSINEGWEAGVKFARGRWLESRVAFWTQTASGEIKRRLNDPSGDSDNLGATRRSGLDVQVSLRPARAVNLWGAYAYQRARIVTPDPATPSQAGNWVDHVPRNLFSGGLDVVPAERWRVSLWGNGQSRYELTPANTLPRYGAYVVATGEVAWRVLPTLEVAAQLKNIGNRRYEYVWFDGSQVLHSPADGRALYGSVRLTL; this comes from the coding sequence ATGACCTATTTCAAGACCGTGGCAGCGGCAGGCATGATGCTTGCCGTCTGCACGACGGCGGCGGCGCAGACCGCCACCCACGATCGCGACCACGATCAACGCGACACCAGCTTTTCGGTCGGCGACATCGTCGTCACCGCACGCGACATGGCACAATCGACCAGCAACGTGCTGACCTCTGTCGACCGGCTCGGCGGCGACATCGCCCAGCGGCAAAGCGTCGACAATTCCTGGGAATTGTTCGCGCGCCTGCCCGGCGTGTCGCTGACCGACTTCAATCAGGGGACGACATCGGGACGCTTCTCGATCCGCGGCTTCAATGGGGAGGGTGAGATCAATGCGGTCAAGCTGTTGATCGATGGCATTCCCAGCAACGCAAACGACGGCGGCATGGCGTTCATCGATGCGGTAATGCCGCTCGACATCGCGCAGGTCGAGCTGGTGCGGGGCACCTCCGATCCGCGTTATGGTCTGCATGCGATCGCCGGCAGCGCCAACATCGCCACGCGGATCGGCGGCGATTACCTCGACGCGCGGCTGTTGGCGGGTGCATTCGGCACCGCCGAGGGACAGGTATCCGCCGGGGTGGAGACGGGCCGGTTCAGCCAGAATTACTTCGTCGGTTACCGCCGCAGCGACGGTTTTCGCGACCATGCCGATCTCGATCGCATCAGCCTGGCGGGCAAGTGGTTCTATGATTGGGGATCGGTGCGGCTTGGAGGGATCGCTCGCTATGCACAGGCGGAGGCGGAGGAGCCGGGTTATCTGACGGACGTCGACGCCTATCGCGACCGTCGGCGATCCTATGCCATTTCCGCGAGCGACGGCGGTCGACGTAGGCTCGGCCAATATAGTCTGCACCTCGATGCCGACCTTACCGAGGATCTGGCCTTGAGTGCGAAGGGCTATGCCAATGGCATGAACGATGACCGTTACGTCCGGTTTTCCGCCACCGTCGCCCAGCAACGGCGGCTGACGCGCGAGGACCAATATGGCGTGATGGCCACGCTGCATTACCACCCCAGGGTCGCGTTCCTGCATCGCCTGATGCTGGAGGCGGGCGGTGACGTGCAGGTGCAGGACAACGCCAGTCTGCGCTGGCTGACTGCCGATCGCCGGATCACCAGCCAGACCCGCGATCAGGCATTCGGCCTGACCGTGGCGGGGGGGTATGCGCAGGCGGTCGTCGAGCCGACCGGATGGCTGAGCATCACGCCGGCCTGGCGTATCGACACCGTCTCGGGAACGCTGCGCAACCGGCTGAACGGCCAGCGCTATCCGATCAACGCTTACGGTACGATCAACCAGCCCAAGGTTAGCGTGGCGATCACGCCGGTGCCGGGCCTCACCGTCTATGGGAATTATGGGCGGACCTTCCAGATCGGCGTTGGCGCTGGCGCCTACAAAGTGCCGCCGCGGACTACCGACCTCGATCCGTCGATCAACGAAGGATGGGAGGCTGGCGTCAAGTTCGCGCGCGGTCGCTGGCTGGAATCGCGCGTCGCTTTCTGGACGCAGACCGCCAGTGGCGAGATCAAGCGGCGTCTCAACGATCCCTCCGGTGACAGCGACAATCTGGGCGCGACGCGGCGGTCGGGACTGGACGTGCAGGTCAGCCTGCGACCGGCGCGGGCGGTCAACCTGTGGGGCGCCTACGCGTATCAGCGCGCACGGATCGTCACGCCCGATCCGGCGACCCCGTCGCAGGCCGGCAACTGGGTCGACCATGTGCCCCGCAACCTGTTTTCAGGCGGGCTCGACGTGGTGCCGGCCGAACGGTGGCGGGTGTCGCTATGGGGCAACGGCCAGTCGCGCTACGAACTGACGCCGGCGAACACACTGCCGCGCTACGGCGCTTATGTGGTCGCGACGGGCGAGGTGGCGTGGCGGGTGTTGCCGACGCTGGAAGTGGCGGCGCAACTGAAGAACATCGGCAACCGCCGCTACGAATATGTCTGGTTCGACGGCAGCCAGGTGCTGCATTCGCCAGCCGACGGACGTGCTTTGTACGGCAGCGTGCGGCTGACGCTGTGA
- a CDS encoding UDP-2,3-diacylglucosamine diphosphatase, with product MGDLTADILAFVPQRPMAPERTDSARRRFRTIWISDVHLGTRGCNAEMLIDFLDHVDSEQLYLVGDMIDGWRLKKRFYWPAAHNDVVWRIMKRAKRGTRVTYIPGNHDEMFRQFAGMDFGGVKVRRKAIHITADGRRLLVLHGDEFDAITLAHRWVAFIGDNAYTALMVVNQWLNVARRRLGMPYWSLSKHAKAKVKNAVAFISHFEEVVAHAAGSRGVDGVVCGHIHTAEIRQIGDVAYYNDGDWVEGCTALVEHFDGRMELLHWADEIAKRETTERAAAIAA from the coding sequence ATGGGCGACCTGACCGCTGACATCCTCGCCTTCGTTCCCCAGCGGCCGATGGCGCCGGAACGGACCGACAGCGCCCGCCGCCGCTTCCGGACGATCTGGATTTCCGACGTCCATCTCGGCACCCGCGGCTGCAATGCCGAAATGCTCATCGACTTCCTCGACCATGTCGACAGCGAACAGCTCTATCTGGTCGGCGACATGATCGACGGCTGGCGGCTCAAAAAGCGCTTCTACTGGCCGGCGGCGCACAACGACGTCGTCTGGCGGATCATGAAGCGCGCGAAGCGTGGTACCCGCGTCACCTATATCCCCGGCAACCATGACGAGATGTTCCGTCAGTTCGCCGGCATGGACTTCGGCGGGGTGAAGGTCCGGCGCAAGGCGATCCATATCACCGCCGACGGCCGTCGCCTGCTGGTCCTGCACGGCGACGAATTCGACGCGATCACGCTCGCCCACCGCTGGGTCGCGTTCATCGGCGACAACGCCTACACCGCGCTGATGGTGGTCAACCAGTGGCTGAACGTCGCGCGCCGCCGGCTGGGCATGCCTTATTGGTCGCTGTCGAAGCACGCCAAGGCCAAGGTCAAGAACGCGGTCGCTTTCATCTCGCACTTCGAAGAGGTAGTCGCCCATGCCGCCGGGTCGCGCGGCGTCGACGGCGTGGTGTGCGGACATATCCACACCGCCGAGATCCGCCAGATCGGCGACGTCGCCTATTACAACGATGGCGATTGGGTGGAGGGCTGCACCGCGCTGGTCGAGCATTTCGACGGTCGCATGGAATTGCTCCACTGGGCGGACGAGATCGCCAAGCGCGAAACGACCGAGCGCGCCGCCGCGATCGCCGCCTGA
- a CDS encoding ATP-grasp domain-containing protein produces the protein MIDLAILYEHPAWFVPLFAALDRRGIAYSALTPDGDWNPADRHPPAPLVFNRIAMSSFLRSGEHPIFHAAALLDHWRRSGASIVNGPEVLAIDSSKARQLSLIASLGLDIPATRVVHRAADVAAAAGQIGFPLVVKANIGGSGAGIVRFDSMDALRAAVADGDLPASIDGVLLVQDYVPARDGIITRIETLDRRFLYAIDVAGGGAFNLCPADACIVPGSGIAMTAVTPAAHLIDGAERIARAIDLDVGGVEVMIDDRDGTARFYDINALSNFVARPHEVLGYDPHDALVDYLLTRTKGT, from the coding sequence ATGATCGATCTCGCCATCCTTTACGAACACCCCGCGTGGTTCGTCCCGCTGTTCGCCGCGCTGGACCGCCGCGGCATCGCCTATTCGGCGCTCACGCCCGATGGCGACTGGAACCCCGCAGATCGCCACCCGCCGGCACCGCTGGTCTTCAACCGCATCGCCATGTCGAGCTTCCTGCGATCCGGCGAACACCCGATTTTTCACGCCGCCGCGCTGCTCGACCATTGGCGCCGGTCCGGTGCCTCGATCGTCAATGGCCCGGAGGTGCTGGCGATCGATTCGTCGAAGGCGCGGCAATTGTCGCTGATCGCCAGCCTGGGCCTCGACATCCCGGCGACCCGCGTCGTCCACCGCGCCGCCGACGTCGCCGCAGCGGCAGGCCAGATCGGATTCCCGCTGGTGGTCAAGGCGAACATCGGCGGTTCGGGCGCGGGCATCGTCCGCTTCGATTCGATGGATGCATTGCGCGCCGCCGTGGCCGATGGCGACCTGCCGGCCAGTATCGACGGAGTGCTGCTGGTGCAGGACTATGTTCCCGCCCGCGACGGCATCATCACCCGCATCGAGACGCTCGACCGCCGGTTCCTCTATGCCATCGACGTGGCGGGTGGTGGCGCGTTCAATCTGTGCCCGGCCGATGCCTGCATCGTGCCGGGCAGTGGTATCGCGATGACCGCGGTGACGCCCGCCGCCCATCTGATCGACGGGGCGGAGCGCATCGCCCGCGCGATCGACCTCGACGTCGGCGGGGTCGAGGTGATGATCGACGATCGTGACGGCACTGCCCGCTTCTACGATATCAACGCCTTGTCGAACTTCGTTGCCAGGCCACACGAGGTGCTGGGCTACGACCCGCACGACGCGCTGGTCGACTATCTGCTCACCCGGACGAAAGGCACCTGA
- a CDS encoding DUF2946 family protein has product MTAIRRLSLQHRTLALWLALVVLAVKLLVPAGFMVGVVDGRVSLQICSGFGPVTAAPMPHHAMAPAAMPDHMSGAHGKADGHPAADMPCPFTALAHGVAMPVDAVLLAVALAFVLALGFAAVRRVMPRTRPFLRPFLRGPPFSA; this is encoded by the coding sequence GTGACCGCCATTCGCCGCCTGTCGCTGCAGCATCGCACGCTGGCCCTGTGGCTGGCGCTGGTGGTGCTGGCGGTGAAGCTGCTGGTGCCGGCCGGCTTCATGGTGGGCGTGGTCGACGGCCGCGTCAGCCTGCAGATATGCAGCGGTTTCGGTCCGGTCACTGCGGCGCCGATGCCGCATCACGCGATGGCGCCCGCTGCCATGCCGGACCATATGAGCGGCGCCCATGGCAAGGCGGACGGGCATCCCGCCGCCGACATGCCCTGTCCGTTCACCGCGCTGGCGCATGGCGTTGCCATGCCGGTCGATGCGGTGCTGCTCGCGGTCGCGCTGGCGTTCGTCCTCGCGCTCGGCTTCGCTGCCGTACGGCGGGTTATGCCGCGAACCCGGCCGTTCCTGCGGCCATTTTTGCGTGGACCACCGTTCTCCGCCTGA